One Candidatus Bathyarchaeota archaeon genomic window carries:
- a CDS encoding B12-binding domain-containing radical SAM protein, with amino-acid sequence MSEVILTADRTLMSNYHNNEFLGFGTCAPPNFFPEWLYSYLFFPPLKTAKGHPLAAPYGLRKTEAQLLKEGFKVDTVSPHHLASHLKDAKVLGIHAMDPFGLGPASTTLASIFKKEPYLAKHFHYLLKSPAVEKAKQNGLKVIVGGPGAWQFRYREGAVKELGIDCIIEGEAENVLGKIFRDALEGKEIPQYYEVGAGEMPSLEEIPDIVAPSINGLIEIGRGCCRGCQFCNVTLRPLRWYPLDKVERELNVNVNSGKTKNVCLHAEDVMLYGSKTTMPDEEKLLRLHDMVLKKTESISWSHCSLAAVAASPKVFAKLSERILQIQKWWGAEIGVETGSPDIAKKIMPAKAHPFKAENWHDVVVEGMGLMHDYKLVPAATLIVGLPDEREEDILATMDLVDDLRDCRSLIVPLFFVPLGQLKSKDWFTNTKLNERHKELLFRCVEHDFHWADSLVNWAFSDRWYQRLLRPFYKGFTEVVKYKVRQIQ; translated from the coding sequence AGGTGATTTTAACCGCTGATAGAACGTTAATGAGCAACTATCACAACAACGAGTTCTTAGGGTTCGGTACATGTGCACCACCGAACTTTTTCCCCGAATGGCTCTATAGTTACCTCTTCTTTCCGCCTCTAAAAACAGCCAAAGGTCATCCATTGGCAGCGCCATATGGGTTAAGAAAAACTGAGGCTCAACTACTAAAAGAAGGCTTCAAAGTTGACACCGTAAGCCCCCATCACTTAGCAAGTCACCTAAAAGACGCAAAAGTCCTTGGCATTCACGCGATGGACCCGTTTGGGTTAGGTCCAGCTTCAACAACTCTTGCCTCAATTTTCAAAAAGGAGCCCTACCTAGCAAAACACTTTCACTACCTGTTGAAATCCCCAGCAGTTGAAAAGGCAAAACAAAACGGATTAAAAGTTATTGTCGGAGGACCTGGCGCGTGGCAGTTTCGTTACCGAGAAGGCGCGGTTAAGGAGCTAGGTATTGACTGCATTATTGAGGGAGAAGCTGAGAATGTCTTAGGAAAGATTTTTAGAGATGCCCTTGAGGGAAAGGAAATTCCTCAGTATTATGAAGTGGGTGCTGGTGAAATGCCATCTTTGGAGGAGATTCCTGATATTGTTGCGCCTTCTATTAACGGGTTAATCGAGATTGGCAGGGGTTGTTGTCGCGGATGTCAGTTTTGTAATGTTACTCTTCGACCGTTGCGGTGGTATCCTTTAGATAAAGTTGAGCGTGAGTTAAATGTTAACGTTAATTCTGGCAAGACAAAGAATGTGTGCTTGCACGCTGAAGACGTAATGTTGTATGGTTCAAAGACTACTATGCCTGATGAAGAGAAACTGTTGCGGTTACATGATATGGTTTTAAAAAAGACTGAAAGCATTAGCTGGAGCCATTGTTCTTTAGCTGCGGTGGCAGCTAGTCCGAAGGTTTTTGCGAAGTTGTCTGAACGTATTTTGCAAATTCAGAAATGGTGGGGAGCAGAAATTGGAGTAGAAACAGGATCTCCCGATATAGCGAAAAAAATTATGCCAGCTAAGGCGCATCCGTTTAAGGCTGAAAACTGGCACGATGTCGTTGTTGAGGGCATGGGATTGATGCATGATTACAAGTTGGTTCCAGCAGCTACACTGATTGTAGGATTGCCTGATGAGCGTGAGGAGGATATTTTGGCGACGATGGATTTGGTTGATGATTTGAGGGATTGTCGAAGTTTAATCGTGCCTTTGTTTTTTGTGCCGTTGGGTCAGTTGAAAAGTAAGGACTGGTTTACGAACACAAAGTTAAATGAGCGGCATAAGGAGTTGCTGTTTAGGTGCGTTGAGCATGATTTCCATTGGGCTGACAGCTTGGTGAATTGGGCGTTTTCTGACAGGTGGTATCAGCGTTTGTTGCGCCCGTTCTATAAGGGGTTTACTGAAGTGGTGAAGTATAAGGTTAGGCAAATACAATAA
- the glyS gene encoding glycine--tRNA ligase — protein MSSSEAKCSKPECDKFVAVNELAKRRGFFWPSFEIYGGSGGFVTYGPLGTRLKQNIEAKLRELFVKKIGVYEMEASVIAPGKVFEASGHVDHFKEPMVECQNCHGRFRADHLLEEKGISSAEAEKMTLEEIKEELERHGVLCPDCGGKFGEPQRYLTMFQTTIGPYSGSVGYGRPEAAQNIFVEFNRLYTTARERLPFGVIQIGHALRNEISPRQGLIRLREFTIADLEFFFDPEEPACEFIGEVENEVLPILLCGTRLKECEDTTDLTVREALDRKVITSEWQAFFMAMAKRLLIELGVPAEKQRFIEKLTWEKAHYSTQSFDQEVLVDRWGWVEVSGHAYRTDYDLSCHMKASGVDMTVYKEYTNPVEKEELVVKPNMAKLGPIYKGEAAKVAALLAKVPAQEVADAMQKQGSIMVDKYEVKADQVDISKQKTIVRGTRFIPHVVEPSFGSDRLFYVALEYAYGIKDDRVVMSFPRSIAPIQVGVYPLMSKDDLDTKAFEVQKLLACEGFMVEYDETGSIGRRYARADEAGVQLGITIDYDTLKDETVTIRDRDSWQQVRTKIADLPELLHSYFQGKINFEELGKIIKS, from the coding sequence TTGAGCAGTAGCGAAGCTAAATGCAGTAAGCCTGAATGTGACAAATTCGTTGCCGTCAACGAGTTAGCCAAACGCAGAGGCTTTTTCTGGCCGTCCTTTGAAATTTACGGTGGAAGCGGCGGCTTTGTAACTTATGGTCCACTGGGCACACGCCTAAAACAGAACATCGAAGCAAAACTAAGAGAACTCTTTGTCAAAAAAATCGGCGTTTACGAGATGGAAGCATCCGTCATTGCGCCTGGCAAGGTGTTTGAGGCTTCCGGTCACGTTGACCATTTTAAGGAACCGATGGTGGAGTGCCAAAATTGCCACGGCAGATTCCGAGCAGACCACCTACTCGAAGAAAAGGGCATCAGTTCGGCTGAAGCAGAAAAAATGACGTTAGAAGAAATCAAGGAAGAGTTGGAGCGGCATGGCGTTTTGTGCCCTGATTGCGGAGGCAAATTCGGCGAACCCCAACGCTACTTAACCATGTTCCAAACCACTATTGGCCCTTACTCGGGCTCGGTTGGTTACGGCAGACCAGAAGCTGCACAGAACATATTTGTGGAATTCAATCGTCTCTACACAACCGCGCGTGAGAGGCTACCGTTCGGAGTTATCCAGATTGGGCACGCGCTACGCAATGAGATTTCGCCGAGGCAGGGCTTGATTCGTCTTCGCGAGTTCACGATTGCTGACTTGGAGTTTTTCTTTGACCCAGAAGAACCCGCCTGCGAATTTATAGGTGAAGTTGAAAACGAAGTTTTGCCTATCCTGCTCTGTGGTACGAGACTTAAAGAGTGCGAAGACACAACCGACTTAACTGTGCGAGAAGCCCTTGACCGCAAAGTCATCACGTCCGAGTGGCAAGCATTCTTTATGGCGATGGCAAAACGCCTCCTCATCGAACTCGGTGTACCTGCAGAAAAACAACGTTTCATCGAAAAACTCACATGGGAAAAAGCCCACTACAGCACGCAGAGCTTTGATCAAGAAGTTTTGGTTGACCGTTGGGGCTGGGTAGAAGTTTCTGGGCACGCTTACCGCACTGACTACGATTTGTCTTGCCACATGAAAGCCAGCGGCGTAGACATGACTGTCTACAAAGAATACACTAATCCTGTGGAGAAGGAGGAACTTGTTGTTAAACCGAACATGGCAAAACTAGGTCCAATCTACAAGGGTGAAGCCGCCAAAGTCGCTGCGTTGCTCGCCAAAGTTCCTGCTCAAGAGGTTGCGGACGCCATGCAAAAACAGGGCAGCATCATGGTTGACAAGTACGAGGTTAAAGCAGATCAAGTTGACATTAGCAAACAGAAAACAATCGTTCGCGGAACACGCTTCATACCACACGTTGTGGAACCAAGTTTCGGCTCAGACCGCCTCTTCTACGTTGCTTTAGAGTACGCTTACGGCATCAAAGACGACCGCGTAGTCATGAGCTTTCCAAGAAGCATTGCGCCTATCCAAGTGGGGGTTTATCCGTTGATGAGCAAAGACGACTTAGACACTAAAGCGTTCGAAGTGCAAAAACTGCTTGCGTGTGAAGGGTTCATGGTTGAGTATGACGAGACAGGTTCCATCGGCAGACGCTACGCAAGGGCAGACGAAGCAGGTGTACAATTAGGCATAACAATCGACTACGACACCTTAAAAGATGAAACCGTTACTATCCGCGACCGTGACTCTTGGCAGCAGGTACGCACCAAAATCGCTGATTTACCAGAGTTACTGCACAGCTACTTCCAAGGAAAAATAAACTTTGAAGAGTTAGGGAAAATAATCAAAAGTTAA
- a CDS encoding DUF47 family protein: MVLPSETEERVKRRALNACQDNLRKVVDVSRKIPQLVEYFASGDKENARKLFSEIRAGEEEVIKARRMVSQELAEIGAILIAREDFLRFTNLSSEIADFSEGIAYYLVEIMEHNWVIPPDLKKDLIKLSSAVLDSVLKLRETMMVLNYGSQKTLERAKDVEIAERVVDDQYRTLTIKVLSGKLDVPVLLLLRDVLQLLENSADKAEDAADVARMLSFIM; the protein is encoded by the coding sequence TTGGTACTTCCATCAGAAACAGAAGAGCGCGTCAAGAGAAGAGCGCTAAATGCTTGCCAAGATAACTTACGTAAGGTTGTTGATGTTTCAAGGAAAATCCCGCAGCTCGTAGAGTACTTTGCAAGCGGCGACAAAGAAAACGCCAGAAAACTCTTCAGCGAAATCCGAGCAGGCGAAGAAGAAGTCATCAAAGCAAGACGCATGGTGTCTCAAGAACTAGCTGAAATTGGTGCCATTCTGATTGCCCGAGAAGACTTTTTACGTTTCACAAACTTATCAAGCGAAATCGCTGACTTCTCAGAGGGCATCGCTTATTATCTTGTTGAGATTATGGAGCACAACTGGGTTATTCCCCCAGACCTGAAAAAAGACCTCATAAAACTCTCCTCAGCTGTTCTTGACTCAGTTCTAAAACTCAGGGAAACCATGATGGTTCTCAATTACGGTTCACAAAAAACCTTAGAACGCGCAAAGGACGTTGAAATTGCTGAGCGCGTAGTTGACGACCAATACCGCACATTAACCATTAAAGTGTTAAGCGGCAAACTAGATGTTCCTGTGCTCTTGCTCTTGAGGGATGTCTTGCAACTCTTAGAGAACTCCGCTGACAAGGCTGAAGATGCCGCTGATGTCGCGCGGATGCTTTCGTTCATCATGTAG
- the endA gene encoding tRNA-intron lyase has product MEVELIENFLVVWNPTDGSELYKNSYYGKPLGIPKPKVFEFDVPLILDLMEGLYLAEKGKIAVYEWAKQTKVGLRKLRQKAKLLYGEFEEKYAVYRDLRDSGLIVTPGIKFGCDFAVYKFGPGVEHAPFMVTVKPSGGEVSATEVVRIGRLATTVRKRFIVAVPDLANGQVRYLMFKWFKA; this is encoded by the coding sequence ATAGAGGTTGAATTGATAGAAAACTTTCTAGTCGTTTGGAATCCCACAGATGGCTCTGAACTCTACAAAAACAGCTACTACGGCAAGCCGCTTGGCATTCCCAAGCCGAAGGTGTTCGAGTTTGATGTGCCTTTGATTTTGGATTTGATGGAGGGGTTGTATCTTGCTGAGAAGGGCAAGATTGCGGTTTATGAGTGGGCAAAGCAGACAAAGGTAGGCTTAAGAAAGCTGCGCCAAAAAGCCAAGTTGCTGTATGGTGAGTTTGAAGAAAAATATGCTGTTTACCGTGATTTGCGTGATAGCGGTTTGATTGTTACGCCTGGGATAAAGTTTGGTTGTGATTTTGCTGTTTACAAGTTTGGTCCAGGCGTTGAGCATGCGCCTTTTATGGTTACGGTTAAGCCGTCTGGCGGTGAGGTGTCGGCGACTGAGGTTGTTCGGATTGGGCGGTTGGCGACGACTGTGCGTAAGCGGTTTATTGTCGCGGTTCCTGATTTGGCGAACGGACAGGTTCGGTATTTGATGTTTAAGTGGTTTAAAGCTTAA
- a CDS encoding PQQ-binding-like beta-propeller repeat protein: MSNKKISVLALTLLLSALLPITVLPSADAQVVGKIKAYAFIGATPNPVGVGQETLLHMGITQPLRVTLDGWTGITVIITKPDGKKETLGPFRTDSTGGTGTTFVPDVAGIYQLQTHFPEQWYNYSIGNTQYRLLYEDTYSQVLNLTVIETLVPLYPGVPLPTEYWSRPIDAQAREWATIGGNWLGIGQFGDNLAGSVIPNNDYAPESAHVLWTKPLEYGGLVGDYDYSVFGGDAYEGKLSGGVIINGIFYYNKFNTIGTSGTGITPVENYVVAVDLHTGEELWSRTLRAPDGTNVTLSFGQVMKFTSFNVQGAFTYLWGSSGTTWYAFDPANGRWLFTMTNVPSASTLVGPNGEFLKYVLDQTRGYMLIWNSSAVIDCYWGTNPNSPNWGSWRPQGKTINATGPTATTYQTPFGLNGYQKNVTIPQGLPGSPSYYVAEDIVIGYYRASPENINNPPFTIWAINLKPGHEGELLYNKTYAAPPGNVTFGYSRVGVKDRLFVIYMKDLGTMRAYNLDTGEYMWATTEPEYYLSYLETWTIIADGKVYTHGTKGMIDCYNATNGQKLWSYAMTDPLSEILWSNNWIARIDFIVDGKIYVRTSAHSDNQPLPRGAPYVCLNATTGEVIWRVNGLMRGTDWGGRGYIGDSTLVKLDTYNLQIIAVGKGPSATSVEASPEVSTFGSGSILVKGRVTDISPGTKKYAITARFPDGVPAVSDDSMSDFMTYVYKQLPKPTNTTGVEVVIEVLDPNNNYYEVGRTTSDATGFYKLSFTPQVPGEYTIVARFEGTKSYYGSYSETAIVVEEAQATPTPIQQISLPPTELYVVGTGIAVIIAIALVGLLILKKKP; the protein is encoded by the coding sequence ATGTCTAACAAAAAGATATCTGTGCTCGCTTTGACTCTATTGCTCTCAGCGCTTTTACCTATTACCGTGCTTCCTTCTGCTGACGCCCAAGTTGTCGGTAAAATAAAGGCTTACGCTTTTATCGGTGCGACACCTAACCCTGTCGGTGTTGGTCAAGAGACATTGCTACATATGGGTATCACGCAACCCTTGAGAGTAACACTAGACGGCTGGACAGGAATAACCGTTATCATAACCAAACCTGACGGAAAAAAAGAAACATTGGGACCATTTAGAACAGACTCAACAGGAGGTACAGGGACAACATTTGTACCGGATGTGGCAGGTATATACCAGTTGCAAACACACTTTCCTGAGCAATGGTACAACTACAGCATAGGAAATACGCAATATCGCTTATTATATGAGGACACTTACAGTCAAGTGCTAAACCTAACCGTAATCGAAACACTGGTTCCTCTCTATCCAGGTGTACCACTACCAACAGAATACTGGAGCCGCCCAATTGATGCTCAAGCTAGAGAGTGGGCAACAATTGGCGGAAACTGGCTTGGAATAGGACAGTTTGGAGACAACCTAGCAGGGTCAGTAATTCCAAACAACGATTATGCCCCGGAGAGTGCACACGTTTTGTGGACTAAGCCCTTAGAATACGGTGGACTCGTCGGAGACTATGACTACTCAGTATTCGGCGGAGATGCTTATGAAGGCAAATTATCAGGCGGAGTAATCATTAACGGAATCTTTTACTACAATAAATTTAACACTATCGGAACAAGTGGAACTGGGATTACCCCTGTTGAAAACTACGTTGTTGCAGTTGACTTACATACTGGCGAAGAGTTATGGTCAAGAACGCTAAGGGCACCAGACGGAACCAACGTAACGCTATCATTCGGGCAAGTGATGAAATTTACATCCTTTAATGTTCAAGGTGCATTCACTTACTTATGGGGTAGTTCTGGAACCACTTGGTATGCATTTGACCCTGCAAATGGTCGCTGGCTATTCACCATGACTAACGTTCCAAGTGCAAGCACTCTGGTCGGTCCAAACGGAGAATTTCTAAAATATGTACTTGATCAAACACGCGGCTACATGCTCATATGGAATTCCTCAGCAGTTATCGACTGCTACTGGGGAACAAACCCAAACAGTCCTAACTGGGGATCATGGAGACCACAGGGAAAAACCATTAACGCGACAGGACCAACAGCAACCACGTATCAAACACCATTCGGATTAAATGGCTATCAGAAAAACGTAACGATACCTCAAGGCTTACCAGGTTCACCCAGCTATTACGTCGCTGAAGACATAGTCATCGGTTACTATAGAGCCAGTCCAGAAAACATAAACAATCCACCATTTACTATTTGGGCTATAAACTTGAAACCTGGACATGAAGGCGAACTTTTATACAACAAAACCTACGCAGCGCCACCAGGCAACGTGACCTTTGGTTATTCACGTGTGGGAGTAAAGGATAGACTTTTCGTCATATACATGAAAGACCTTGGCACCATGCGCGCCTATAACCTTGACACTGGAGAATACATGTGGGCAACCACAGAGCCTGAGTACTACTTGAGTTACCTTGAAACATGGACTATCATCGCTGATGGAAAAGTCTACACTCATGGCACAAAAGGAATGATCGATTGCTATAATGCAACCAACGGCCAAAAATTATGGAGCTACGCGATGACTGATCCACTTAGCGAAATCTTGTGGAGCAACAATTGGATTGCTCGCATAGACTTCATTGTTGATGGGAAAATCTACGTCCGAACCAGCGCACACTCTGACAACCAACCATTACCCCGAGGCGCACCATATGTTTGTCTTAATGCAACAACAGGTGAAGTTATCTGGAGAGTTAATGGTCTTATGCGTGGCACTGACTGGGGCGGTCGAGGATACATCGGAGATAGCACTCTTGTAAAATTAGACACATATAATTTGCAAATCATCGCCGTAGGCAAAGGCCCAAGCGCTACCTCAGTTGAAGCCTCGCCTGAAGTTTCAACGTTTGGCAGCGGTAGCATACTCGTGAAAGGGCGTGTGACTGACATATCACCAGGCACAAAGAAATACGCTATAACAGCGCGTTTCCCAGATGGTGTTCCAGCAGTTTCTGACGACAGCATGAGTGATTTCATGACATATGTCTACAAACAACTTCCAAAACCAACCAATACAACGGGCGTTGAAGTCGTCATTGAAGTTCTTGACCCCAACAACAACTACTATGAAGTTGGACGCACAACAAGCGATGCAACCGGTTTCTACAAACTATCGTTCACTCCACAAGTGCCGGGCGAATACACGATTGTTGCAAGATTTGAAGGAACAAAATCTTACTATGGCTCTTACTCAGAAACAGCCATCGTAGTGGAAGAAGCACAAGCAACGCCCACACCAATCCAGCAGATTAGTCTACCGCCAACTGAACTTTACGTTGTAGGAACAGGAATAGCGGTAATAATTGCAATAGCACTCGTAGGTCTACTAATACTTAAGAAAAAACCATGA
- a CDS encoding right-handed parallel beta-helix repeat-containing protein → MRKTIALLVVALLVISSTISLLPVKAQARTIVVPDDYSTISMAIARASDGDSIFVKSGTYTERLVIDKALSLRGEDKGATVINGDNGGTVIIVSHDNVEFTGFSVIYDETPNTPKSLWMWSTRLIGIHLLNAKNCNIYGNIITDCGAGIWLYNAHDNRITDNSISGCDYGIRVEVSPGNHISGNSLTGNWGGLWLLSSTNNKLATNTLTNNVRNFGVSGSEISSYINDVDTTNTVNGKPIYYWIGKTDRTVPLDAGCVILTNCKNIIVQDLSLSNVKDAILLAHCYKTTVKSNQIKDCDTGITLYNSTLDDILRNNINCPTGISASGNGTKILGNVINATGTGINMEGNYQTANGNRVKAGTFGAGNKILECKGSYNNISQNTLNGESYVGVLMEGSNNFFVENTVSMGGARIGGESNIVAKNTITHESISISGGPNNIICGNRIVNGYDLGVGGQGDTYYGNNVETNGLGARIGGTEARVHGNVLYHNNFIISTRNGPVWGDNKANFWDNGREGNYWSDYNGSDWNFDGKGDTPYAIMSETLGNGGVVGIVIGYDNFPLMVPFDISSVEVPAWEMPPWKPEEFTTSADGNETEETSAPTDPSTTPSLGQNHGTKSDQTESLPEATDVAVSVTIIVGTCLGLLVFYKRSKQKAPITVITRCSATLDDKRKSAIA, encoded by the coding sequence ATGCGTAAAACAATTGCTCTATTGGTCGTTGCTCTCCTAGTTATTTCGTCAACAATAAGTCTTCTGCCTGTTAAAGCTCAAGCCAGAACTATTGTGGTGCCTGATGATTACTCAACCATCAGCATGGCAATAGCAAGGGCGTCTGATGGAGATTCAATTTTTGTGAAGTCAGGAACCTACACGGAAAGACTGGTTATTGACAAGGCTTTGTCCCTGAGAGGAGAGGACAAGGGGGCAACTGTTATAAACGGTGATAACGGGGGCACAGTTATAATAGTAAGCCATGACAATGTTGAGTTTACTGGTTTCTCTGTAATTTACGATGAGACGCCGAACACACCTAAGTCTCTTTGGATGTGGAGCACAAGACTCATCGGAATCCACCTTCTCAACGCTAAAAACTGCAATATATACGGAAACATAATTACCGATTGCGGCGCTGGAATATGGCTCTATAACGCGCATGACAACCGCATTACCGACAACAGCATATCTGGCTGTGATTATGGGATAAGAGTCGAAGTGTCACCAGGCAACCACATATCAGGCAACTCACTCACGGGCAACTGGGGTGGTCTTTGGTTGCTGTCCTCAACTAACAACAAACTTGCAACCAACACTTTAACAAACAATGTCCGCAACTTTGGTGTTTCAGGAAGCGAAATTTCTTCCTACATAAACGATGTTGATACTACAAACACGGTGAATGGTAAACCAATCTATTACTGGATAGGTAAAACAGACCGAACCGTGCCACTGGACGCTGGATGTGTCATTCTGACAAACTGCAAGAACATAATCGTGCAGGACCTAAGCCTCAGTAACGTTAAAGACGCAATATTGCTGGCGCACTGTTATAAAACAACCGTCAAAAGCAACCAGATAAAAGACTGCGACACTGGCATAACACTATACAACTCAACCCTTGATGACATTCTAAGAAACAACATTAACTGCCCAACGGGAATAAGCGCCTCTGGAAACGGTACAAAAATCCTTGGCAACGTGATAAATGCTACTGGCACTGGCATAAACATGGAGGGAAACTATCAAACCGCCAACGGCAACAGAGTCAAAGCAGGAACCTTCGGTGCAGGAAACAAAATTCTCGAGTGCAAAGGCTCCTACAATAATATATCACAAAACACTCTAAACGGAGAAAGCTACGTGGGCGTACTCATGGAGGGCTCTAATAACTTCTTTGTTGAGAACACCGTTTCAATGGGTGGAGCTCGGATAGGAGGTGAATCCAACATAGTCGCTAAGAACACAATAACGCATGAAAGCATAAGCATCTCGGGTGGACCAAACAACATCATCTGCGGAAACAGAATTGTAAACGGTTATGACTTAGGCGTGGGCGGTCAAGGTGATACTTACTATGGTAACAATGTGGAAACGAATGGGCTTGGCGCTCGAATCGGAGGCACTGAAGCTCGCGTACACGGCAATGTTCTCTATCACAACAACTTTATCATCAGCACCCGAAACGGGCCAGTCTGGGGCGACAATAAAGCTAACTTTTGGGACAATGGGCGAGAAGGCAACTACTGGAGTGATTACAACGGGTCTGACTGGAACTTTGATGGAAAAGGCGACACGCCATACGCAATAATGAGCGAAACACTAGGAAATGGCGGCGTAGTGGGCATTGTTATCGGTTATGATAATTTCCCGTTGATGGTACCTTTCGATATTTCCAGCGTTGAAGTGCCAGCATGGGAAATGCCTCCATGGAAACCAGAGGAATTTACAACCTCGGCTGATGGGAATGAAACAGAAGAAACATCCGCTCCAACAGACCCCTCAACAACGCCATCACTTGGACAGAACCACGGAACCAAATCCGACCAAACCGAATCTTTGCCAGAAGCTACCGATGTTGCTGTTTCCGTGACCATAATTGTGGGTACATGCTTGGGCTTACTAGTCTTCTACAAGAGGAGCAAACAAAAAGCGCCTATCACTGTAATAACAAGATGTTCGGCAACATTGGATGATAAACGTAAAAGTGCCATTGCGTAA
- a CDS encoding B12-binding domain-containing radical SAM protein produces the protein MSPTSGRKIVLTASATEMSDFLNNPFIAFVGGFGKGPIPLSYVRKTLYPHCGRKADGQALFAPYGLRKVESMLLEGGFSPNDIAVAHPEDLHLFVGPQTKVVGISSMDPTGMGYVSKTYSSIIGGGEPMNAVEFKKLVMHPTLKRYKPKIIVGGFGSWQLERKHISDSYGVDCVLLGGRPAPIVEVFKKAVNDEPIPRVVKADEFLNTWDYNAEMPLTKNVAIHGAVEISKGCGRNCQFCTPTMQNKIDIPLDKIMAEVALTVAQGSDHVTLITEDLFLYGANNKQFIPNKEAVVKLFKSVADYPGVKSIQASHMSLAPVWHDPQMIKELAEILIEKSWYSFGKKAIITAETGIETGSPRLMKKYMAGKMLPFKPEQWQDVVTNAFGILNDNDWYPLATLIIGLPDEKEEDMLQTLELMDKLKDYKAFYVPLFFVPLENCVLMNKKGAEMDSLSKARWDFFIKCWEYNIKIWKPTFLENRLPNPLLYKAFDNIIIPYFGRILGFYYGLTRGEQLKQAFWTLSTPIPTPKGNRN, from the coding sequence TTGTCACCAACATCTGGCAGAAAAATTGTTCTCACAGCGTCAGCCACTGAAATGAGCGACTTTTTGAATAACCCCTTCATAGCTTTCGTAGGAGGCTTCGGCAAAGGACCAATCCCGCTTTCCTACGTTCGAAAAACCCTCTACCCGCATTGTGGACGCAAAGCTGATGGGCAAGCACTCTTTGCACCGTATGGACTCCGCAAGGTAGAATCCATGCTTTTGGAAGGCGGATTTTCACCAAACGACATCGCAGTTGCTCACCCAGAGGATTTGCACTTATTCGTTGGACCCCAAACAAAGGTCGTAGGTATCTCATCCATGGACCCCACCGGCATGGGCTACGTGAGCAAAACTTACTCATCAATTATCGGCGGCGGTGAACCCATGAACGCCGTCGAATTCAAAAAGCTAGTCATGCACCCAACTCTGAAGCGCTACAAGCCTAAAATTATTGTGGGCGGCTTTGGCTCTTGGCAGTTGGAGCGTAAACACATCTCTGATAGTTACGGTGTGGACTGTGTGCTGTTGGGTGGGAGACCAGCGCCGATTGTTGAGGTTTTCAAAAAAGCCGTGAATGATGAGCCGATTCCGCGTGTCGTTAAGGCTGATGAATTCCTAAACACTTGGGATTATAATGCTGAAATGCCTTTGACTAAGAATGTTGCCATTCACGGGGCTGTCGAGATTTCCAAAGGTTGTGGACGTAACTGTCAATTCTGCACGCCTACAATGCAGAATAAGATTGACATTCCATTGGATAAAATCATGGCAGAAGTCGCTTTAACGGTTGCTCAAGGTAGCGACCACGTGACACTCATCACCGAAGACCTGTTCCTCTACGGTGCGAACAATAAACAGTTTATTCCAAACAAGGAAGCAGTAGTGAAACTATTCAAAAGCGTTGCCGATTACCCAGGTGTCAAAAGCATTCAGGCTTCTCACATGTCTTTGGCTCCAGTTTGGCATGACCCGCAGATGATTAAGGAACTCGCTGAAATCCTAATTGAGAAGAGTTGGTACTCGTTTGGCAAAAAAGCCATAATCACCGCTGAAACAGGCATCGAAACAGGTAGCCCGCGATTAATGAAGAAGTACATGGCGGGTAAAATGTTGCCTTTCAAGCCAGAGCAGTGGCAAGATGTCGTCACAAACGCATTCGGCATCTTAAACGATAATGACTGGTACCCACTGGCAACTCTAATCATCGGGCTTCCAGACGAAAAAGAAGAAGACATGCTTCAAACGCTTGAGTTAATGGATAAATTAAAGGATTACAAGGCGTTTTATGTGCCTTTGTTCTTTGTGCCACTTGAAAACTGCGTGCTCATGAACAAGAAAGGCGCGGAGATGGATTCGCTTTCAAAAGCGCGCTGGGACTTCTTTATCAAGTGCTGGGAATACAACATTAAGATTTGGAAGCCAACTTTCCTAGAAAACCGCTTACCTAACCCATTGCTCTACAAGGCATTTGACAACATCATTATTCCGTACTTTGGCAGAATCCTAGGCTTCTACTACGGCTTAACACGTGGTGAACAGTTAAAGCAGGCTTTCTGGACGCTCAGCACACCGATTCCGACGCCTAAGGGGAATAGAAACTAA